In Drosophila takahashii strain IR98-3 E-12201 chromosome 4, DtakHiC1v2, whole genome shotgun sequence, one DNA window encodes the following:
- the Arl4 gene encoding ADP-ribosylation factor-like protein 4C isoform X2 — MGATMVKPLVKNGNLLDALPSQATLHVVMLGLDSAGKTTALYRLKFDQYLNTVPTIGFNCEKVQGTVGKAKGVHFLVWDVGGQEKLRPLWRSYTRCTDGILFVIDSVDTERMEEAKMELMRTAKCPDNQGVPVLILANKQDLPNACGAMELEKLLGLNELYNPVQKISMLNSSDSSSTINLIGCSVSNQSITETSLPEQKASHLHSSMIHIKPVLESNDEKPMLCGGALPTLMYPHSYNDPDALDQKNQRDGGGIYNQRVL, encoded by the exons ATGGGGGCTACAATGGTAAAACCTTTGGTAAAAAATGGAAATCTGTTAGATGCATTGCCTTCACAG gCAACCCTTCATGTAGTTATGTTAGGCTTGGATTCTGCAGGGAAAACAACCGCATTATACAGACTTAAGTTTGATCAGTATTTAAATACAGTGCCAACTATTGGATTTAATTGCGAAAAG GTACAAGGCACTGTTGGTAAGGCAAAAGGAGTTCATTTTCTAGTTTGGGATGTAGGAGGACAAGAAAAACTAAGACCACTTTGGAGAAGTTATACACG CTGCACCGATGgcattttgtttgttattgATTCGGTCGACACAGAACGAATGGAGGAAGCAAAAATGGAGTTAATGCGTACTGCTAAATGTCCTGATAATCAG GGCGTTCCCGTGCTGATATTAGCAAATAAGCAAGATCTTCCAAACGCGTGCGGAGCAATGGAGCTGGAAAAACTTTTAGGACTGAACGAGCTTTATAACCCAGTGCAGAAAATATCAATGCTAAATAGTTCCGACTCTTCTTCCACAATTAACTTAATCGGCTGTAGCGTGTCAAACCAAAGTATTACAGAAACCTCGTTACCAGAACAAAAAGCGAGTCACTTGCATTCATCAATGATTCACATTAAACCTGTTCTTGAAAGTAACGACGAAAAACCCATGTTGTGCGGAGGAGCGTTGCCAACATTAATGTATCCTCATTCTTACAACGATCCTGATGCATTGGACCAAAAAAACCAGCGAGacg GGGGTGGTATATACAACCAACGTGTGCTATAA
- the Abcd1 gene encoding ATP-binding cassette sub-family D member 1 isoform X1, which produces MSVLSKYVDRIAEKCEHNGLTKHAFSYALVTSAILALTIKVTIPYVKDARTTSSGKTLKGKSKANNGALTPSETDSSEEDLKLAEAEKLLVAQQLKKKSNNFIEPGLNTEFIKQLKMLAKIMIPQTLCYETGLLSIHTFCLISRTFLSIYVAALEGALVKFIVRKDIKQFALVLLKWFGIAIPATFVNSMIRFLESKLALAFRTRLVRHSYRLYFKNQNYYRVSNLDGRIENADHRLTEDISVFASSVAHLYSSLTKPCFDLMLIGLALMRSSRKMKANILTGPALSVGVIALTAHILRVVSPKFGQLVSEEANRYGYLRHIHSRIITNAEEIAFYGGHKVEMQQLRQAYNRLVNQMTTIFNQKLWFIMLEQFFMKYVWSGTGMIMVSLPILTGSDVGSARTRDTAITESRVSERTQYLTTARNLLISAADAIERLMSSYKEIVSLAGYTHRVAGMMDVFEETAQGVYCKSSVIENDQSSGIIEFRNGKPIAKGRIIYSDDPENMSINLRAVPVVTPNCDIVVPKLTLCIEPGVHLLITGPNGCGKSSLFRILSGLWPIYAGELQIPRPVKDVPCMFYIPQRPYMSIGSLCDQIIYPDTRDDMKRKQITENELRSILKLVSLEHIAQRDSFDVVRDWKDILSGGEKQRMAIARLFYHKPRYALLDECTSAVSIDVESSIYEIAKGMGITLLTITHRPTLWKYHTHILEFDGLGSWQFRKMNVDEQQKELFLS; this is translated from the exons atgagTGTTCTATCCAAATATGTTGATCGTATTGCTGAAAAATGTGAACATAATGGGCTTACCAAACACGCATTTAGCTATGCTCTTGTGACAAGTGCAATACTTGCACTTACAATCAAGGTGACTATTCCTTATGTGAAAGATGCACGTACTACATCTAGCGGAAAGACTCTAAAAGGAAAATCTAAAGCCAACAATGGGGCACTTACGCCATCGGAAACAGATAGTTCGGAAGAGGATTTAAAACTGGCAGAGGCTGAAAAGTTGTTAGTTGCCCagcagctaaaaaaaaagtctaACAATTTTATTGAGCCCGGACTAAACACTGAGTTTATTAAACAACTGAAAATGctggcaaaaataatgattCCGCAAACCTTATGTTATGAAACTGGGTTGCTAAGCATTCATACGTTTTGCCTGATTTCTCGCACATTTCTTAGTATTTATGTGGCTGCTTTGGAGGGGGCTCTTGTTAAATTTATAGTACGGAAGGACATTAAACAATTCGCTCTTGTATTGCTCAAATGGTTTGGAATTGCTATCCCTGCTACATTTGTTAACTCTATGATACGTTTTCTTGAAAGTAAACTTGCTCTGGCTTTCCG aacCCGACTGGTGCGTCACTCATATCggctttattttaaaaatcaaaattactATAGAGTTTCGAACTTGGACGGTCGCATTGAAAATGCAGATCATAG ACTTACCGAAGATATTTCCGTGTTCGCTAGCTCTGTAGCTCACTTGTATAGTAGCTTGACTAAACCATGCTTTGATTTGATGCTTATTGGCTTGGCATTGATGAGATCTTCTAGAAAAATGAAAGCGAACATTCTAACgg GACCGGCTTTGTCAGTTGGTGTAATCGCACTAACAGCCCACATATTACGAGTCGTATCACCGAAGTTTGGACAGTTGGTATCGGAAGAAGCCAACAGATATGGGTACCTTAGACACATTCACTCCCGCATAATAACAAATGCAGAAGAAATCGCCTTTTACGGTGGTCATAAG gtgGAGATGCAGCAGCTACGGCAGGCATACAATCGTCTTGTAAATCAAATGACTACCATATTTAACCAAAAACTTTGGTTTATTATGCTCgaacaattttttatgaaatatgtATGGTCCGGTACTGGAATGATTATGGTGTCACTTCCAATTCTGACAGGCAGTGACGTAGGATCTGCAAGAACTCGGGACACGGCCATTACGGAGTCACGAGTTAGCGAACGTACTCAATATTTAACTACAGCTAGAAATTTACTAATTTCTGCAGCAGACGCGATTGAGCGATTAATGTCTTCTTACAAGGAAATCGTGTCGCTGGCTGGTTACACACATCGCGTGGCTGGCATGATGGATGTGTTTGAAGAAACTGCTCAGGGAGTCTATTGCAAGTCGAGTGTAATAGAAAACGACCAGTCAAGCGGTATTATTGAGTTCCGGAATGGAAAACCAATTGCAAAAGGCCGCATTATTTATTCGGATGATCCGGAAAATATGTCAATAAACCTACGTGCAGTGCCAGTAGTGACACCCAACTGTGATATAGTTGTACCAAAACTTACGTTATGCATAGAACCTGGTGTGCATTTGTTAATAACAGGACCGAATGGATGCGGAAAATCCAGCTTGTTCAGAATACTAAGTGGGCTTTGGCCCATATACGCCGGAGAATTGCAAATACCACGGCCTGTAAAAGATGTTCCATGTATGTTTTACATTCCACAGCGTCCATATATGTCAATTGGAAGCCTATGTGATCAAATAATATACCCCGACACGCGAGATGATATGAAACGCAAGCAAATAACTGAAAATGAATTAAGATCCATTTTAAAGTTGGTCAGCCTAGAACACATCGCCCAACG tgACAGTTTTGACGTTGTTCGTGACTGGAAAGATATATTATCTGGAGGTGAAAAACAACGTATGGCGATTGCTCGCTTGTTTTACCATAA GCCACGTTACGCCCTACTTGATGAATGTACAAGCGCGGTATCTATAGATGTTGAAAGCTCGATATATGAAATCGCTAAAGGCATGGGAATTACGCTATTAACAATAACACACAGACCTACTTTGTG gAAATATCACACACATATATTGGAGTTCGATGGCCTGGGAAGTTGGCAGTTTAGAAAAATGAACGTAGATGAACAACAAAAAGAACTATTTCTTTCGTAG
- the Abcd1 gene encoding ATP-binding cassette sub-family D member 1 isoform X2, translating to MQIIGPALSVGVIALTAHILRVVSPKFGQLVSEEANRYGYLRHIHSRIITNAEEIAFYGGHKVEMQQLRQAYNRLVNQMTTIFNQKLWFIMLEQFFMKYVWSGTGMIMVSLPILTGSDVGSARTRDTAITESRVSERTQYLTTARNLLISAADAIERLMSSYKEIVSLAGYTHRVAGMMDVFEETAQGVYCKSSVIENDQSSGIIEFRNGKPIAKGRIIYSDDPENMSINLRAVPVVTPNCDIVVPKLTLCIEPGVHLLITGPNGCGKSSLFRILSGLWPIYAGELQIPRPVKDVPCMFYIPQRPYMSIGSLCDQIIYPDTRDDMKRKQITENELRSILKLVSLEHIAQRDSFDVVRDWKDILSGGEKQRMAIARLFYHKPRYALLDECTSAVSIDVESSIYEIAKGMGITLLTITHRPTLWKYHTHILEFDGLGSWQFRKMNVDEQQKELFLS from the exons ATGCAGATCATAG GACCGGCTTTGTCAGTTGGTGTAATCGCACTAACAGCCCACATATTACGAGTCGTATCACCGAAGTTTGGACAGTTGGTATCGGAAGAAGCCAACAGATATGGGTACCTTAGACACATTCACTCCCGCATAATAACAAATGCAGAAGAAATCGCCTTTTACGGTGGTCATAAG gtgGAGATGCAGCAGCTACGGCAGGCATACAATCGTCTTGTAAATCAAATGACTACCATATTTAACCAAAAACTTTGGTTTATTATGCTCgaacaattttttatgaaatatgtATGGTCCGGTACTGGAATGATTATGGTGTCACTTCCAATTCTGACAGGCAGTGACGTAGGATCTGCAAGAACTCGGGACACGGCCATTACGGAGTCACGAGTTAGCGAACGTACTCAATATTTAACTACAGCTAGAAATTTACTAATTTCTGCAGCAGACGCGATTGAGCGATTAATGTCTTCTTACAAGGAAATCGTGTCGCTGGCTGGTTACACACATCGCGTGGCTGGCATGATGGATGTGTTTGAAGAAACTGCTCAGGGAGTCTATTGCAAGTCGAGTGTAATAGAAAACGACCAGTCAAGCGGTATTATTGAGTTCCGGAATGGAAAACCAATTGCAAAAGGCCGCATTATTTATTCGGATGATCCGGAAAATATGTCAATAAACCTACGTGCAGTGCCAGTAGTGACACCCAACTGTGATATAGTTGTACCAAAACTTACGTTATGCATAGAACCTGGTGTGCATTTGTTAATAACAGGACCGAATGGATGCGGAAAATCCAGCTTGTTCAGAATACTAAGTGGGCTTTGGCCCATATACGCCGGAGAATTGCAAATACCACGGCCTGTAAAAGATGTTCCATGTATGTTTTACATTCCACAGCGTCCATATATGTCAATTGGAAGCCTATGTGATCAAATAATATACCCCGACACGCGAGATGATATGAAACGCAAGCAAATAACTGAAAATGAATTAAGATCCATTTTAAAGTTGGTCAGCCTAGAACACATCGCCCAACG tgACAGTTTTGACGTTGTTCGTGACTGGAAAGATATATTATCTGGAGGTGAAAAACAACGTATGGCGATTGCTCGCTTGTTTTACCATAA GCCACGTTACGCCCTACTTGATGAATGTACAAGCGCGGTATCTATAGATGTTGAAAGCTCGATATATGAAATCGCTAAAGGCATGGGAATTACGCTATTAACAATAACACACAGACCTACTTTGTG gAAATATCACACACATATATTGGAGTTCGATGGCCTGGGAAGTTGGCAGTTTAGAAAAATGAACGTAGATGAACAACAAAAAGAACTATTTCTTTCGTAG
- the Arl4 gene encoding ADP-ribosylation factor-like protein 4A isoform X1, whose product MGATMVKPLVKNGNLLDALPSQATLHVVMLGLDSAGKTTALYRLKFDQYLNTVPTIGFNCEKVQGTVGKAKGVHFLVWDVGGQEKLRPLWRSYTRCTDGILFVIDSVDTERMEEAKMELMRTAKCPDNQGVPVLILANKQDLPNACGAMELEKLLGLNELYNPVQKISMLNSSDSSSTINLIGCSVSNQSITETSLPEQKASHLHSSMIHIKPVLESNDEKPMLCGGALPTLMYPHSYNDPDALDQKNQRDGKNCFHNKKHNRASSNSVQFRGWYIQPTCAITGEGLQEGLDALYDMILKRRKINKSHKKKL is encoded by the exons ATGGGGGCTACAATGGTAAAACCTTTGGTAAAAAATGGAAATCTGTTAGATGCATTGCCTTCACAG gCAACCCTTCATGTAGTTATGTTAGGCTTGGATTCTGCAGGGAAAACAACCGCATTATACAGACTTAAGTTTGATCAGTATTTAAATACAGTGCCAACTATTGGATTTAATTGCGAAAAG GTACAAGGCACTGTTGGTAAGGCAAAAGGAGTTCATTTTCTAGTTTGGGATGTAGGAGGACAAGAAAAACTAAGACCACTTTGGAGAAGTTATACACG CTGCACCGATGgcattttgtttgttattgATTCGGTCGACACAGAACGAATGGAGGAAGCAAAAATGGAGTTAATGCGTACTGCTAAATGTCCTGATAATCAG GGCGTTCCCGTGCTGATATTAGCAAATAAGCAAGATCTTCCAAACGCGTGCGGAGCAATGGAGCTGGAAAAACTTTTAGGACTGAACGAGCTTTATAACCCAGTGCAGAAAATATCAATGCTAAATAGTTCCGACTCTTCTTCCACAATTAACTTAATCGGCTGTAGCGTGTCAAACCAAAGTATTACAGAAACCTCGTTACCAGAACAAAAAGCGAGTCACTTGCATTCATCAATGATTCACATTAAACCTGTTCTTGAAAGTAACGACGAAAAACCCATGTTGTGCGGAGGAGCGTTGCCAACATTAATGTATCCTCATTCTTACAACGATCCTGATGCATTGGACCAAAAAAACCAGCGAGacggtaaaaactgttttCATAACAAAAAACATAACAGGGCCTCTTCCAACTCTGTGCAATTTAGGGGGTGGTATATACAACCAACGTGTGCTATAACTGGCGAGGGACTTCAAGAAGGTTTAGACGCTCTATatgatatgattttaaaacgccgaaaaattaataaatcccATAAGAAAAAACTGTAG